The genomic interval CTTACCCGCTCAATATTGCAGGTTTCGGCATTTATAGACCAGTTGCAGCAAGATCGCTTGGGTATTGTTTCATTTGCTGGAGCTGCCACTGTAGAATGCCCGCTAACAGATGATCATGAAGCGGTTAAGATGGTACTTAGAAGTCTCAGCACAGAATCTGCCGCGCGACCTGGAACAGATATAGGAAGGGCTTTGGATCTTGCCCGCAGTGCATTCAATGCCGGATCTGGGTCTGGAATTCTTATTTTAATCTCCGATGGTGAAGACATATTGGGAAATGCCATTTCAAAAGCTAAAGATCTTGCCGATAGTGGCGTTCGCATCTACACTATGGGGGTGGGATCTGATGAGGGCGCAATCATCACAAACCCTCATACCGGAGCAGAACATATAAGCCGGATAAATTCTGAAACTCTTGAGCGTATGGCCAAAGTAAGTGGGGGAGAGTTTTATCGCATAACACCATCAGCGGCAGAGATTCAGCTTGTACTTTCACGCATATATCGCAGTGAACATGAGCATGGAAAAACTCGTAAGACTTTTATGTATAAAGAGCAATATCATATTTTTGTAATTGCCGCTTTGCTTTTGTTGTCGTTTGAAAGTATGGTTTTGCCATATAAGAAAAAGAGAAATGGGCTAAAGCAATGATGCATACTCGCAGAATACTATGGTTTGTGCTATTGCTACTATTACTTGCACTTACGGTGGAATTGCTGTTTAGAAGAAATGCCGTATTGAGTAGCTGGGCAGAAACACTGTTTAAGCACGAACGTTATGAAGAAGCGGCTAAGATTTATCAGCGAAACGGTGAGCATGCGGATGCAGCCGCCAATCTGGCAAAATCGCGGTATAAGCAGGGTAAATACGAAGAGGCGGAAGGGGCATTGGAAAACGCTATAAGCAAAAATCCTAACGAGGCAGAGTACTACTATGATCGAGGCAACATAGATTTTAAGAATGAAGAATACAAGAGTGCAGTGGAAAACTATGAGAAAGCGATTATATTAGATAACACAGATGAAGATGCAAAAGCAAATCTGGAACTAGCCCTGAAAAAATTGCAAGATAATCCTCCCCCTCAAGAACCGGAACTCAAAGAGGAGAAACAGCAAAACAATGAGGAGGAAGTGCGTAACATATTGGAAGCCTTAGATAATATGGAAGTACAAGAACGGAAAAACAAACAACAAGATACCATGCCTAAAACGGATAATTGGTGGTAAAATGAAACGTGCCCTGCTTGTAATCCTTGTGCTGTTGCCCATTGTTATGGATGCTCTAAGTGTAACTGCCTCAGTTAATAAAACCACAATTGAGCTTAACGACAGGCTCGAATATACAATCCGCATCAAAAGCGAGAACAAAATTGAGGTTTCAGAACCCCAAGCACCAAAACTTGAGCTCTTCAGCTTCGTTAACATGACTAGCTCTTCCCGGAGCAGTAGCAGCATCATAAATTTTAAAGTACAAAAAGAATACGAGCGATCTTTTACATATATATATGTTCCGCTTAAGCAGGGTTCTATCAGCATTCCCGCGCAAAGTATTAAGGTAGATAACAAAGTTTACAATACCCAAGCAATAGATGTTGATGTAGTAAAAGCATCAGGTTCATCTTCAAAGAGAAGTATTCCACCCCAAGGTTTTACCGATATTTTTGATGAGGGATTTCCATGGGCTTCCCACAGAAACACAGGCAACACAATGTTATTGGCTTTGCCACAAAGGCAAACCGTATATAAAGGAGAGCCAGTAATTGTC from Candidatus Cloacimonadota bacterium carries:
- a CDS encoding tetratricopeptide repeat protein; its protein translation is MMHTRRILWFVLLLLLLALTVELLFRRNAVLSSWAETLFKHERYEEAAKIYQRNGEHADAAANLAKSRYKQGKYEEAEGALENAISKNPNEAEYYYDRGNIDFKNEEYKSAVENYEKAIILDNTDEDAKANLELALKKLQDNPPPQEPELKEEKQQNNEEEVRNILEALDNMEVQERKNKQQDTMPKTDNWW
- a CDS encoding VWA domain-containing protein — translated: MNLYAANKLFLLLIIPLLGLIILRSSKSYERRFKQFADPEFMPIYLARRSPFYSGLKLFLLLIASCLLIVGLSRPQWDYREQEFDSVGMDIIFAIDVSQSMDAKDIQPNRLTRSILQVSAFIDQLQQDRLGIVSFAGAATVECPLTDDHEAVKMVLRSLSTESAARPGTDIGRALDLARSAFNAGSGSGILILISDGEDILGNAISKAKDLADSGVRIYTMGVGSDEGAIITNPHTGAEHISRINSETLERMAKVSGGEFYRITPSAAEIQLVLSRIYRSEHEHGKTRKTFMYKEQYHIFVIAALLLLSFESMVLPYKKKRNGLKQ